In Salmo trutta chromosome 28, fSalTru1.1, whole genome shotgun sequence, one DNA window encodes the following:
- the LOC115165499 gene encoding serine/threonine-protein kinase receptor R3 isoform X1 has product MGGAAMLTVLLAGMCLWTSTTHADQSSVGSSSEGPDDSTNLLCTCENNKGTCRNGTCRGDYCFYTKVHGREERGCFQRDHYKEQCYTNFLGLYVLCCSNNLCNVNSSAPPDPAVEPTREGNGVILLVAVPLLLLLILSVGVCGLVLWLRSRSQHHRLGYSKDHDVTMLKVPSGADPTYGDVFDEFCTSGSGTGLPYLVQRTMARQISLVECIGKGRYGEVWRGTWMGESVAVKIFSSRDEQSWFRETEIYNTVQLRHDNILGFIASDMTSQNSTTQLWLITHFHQLGSLYDFLQYSSVDPEGCLRMCLSVACGLVHLHTEILSCQGKPAIAHRDLKSRNILVKMNGQCCIADLGLAVMHSQTSDYLDVGNNPRVGTKRYMAPEVLDESIRMDIFESYKQTDIWALGLVLWEISRRTIVNGIVEEYRPPFFDMVPSDPSFEEMKKVVCMDKQRPSMHNRLHSHPILSSITKIMKECWFQSPPARLTALRVRKTLSKLDQDHDYPTEKLKMDL; this is encoded by the exons ATGGGGGGTGCTGCCATGCTCACAGTGCTGCTAGCTGGGATGTGCCTGTGGACCTCCACCACTCATGCAG ATCAGTCATCCGTGGGGTCATCATCAGAGG GCCCGGACGACAGCACCAACCTTCTGTGTACATGTGAGAACAACAAGGGGACGTGTAGGAACGGCACCTGTAGGGGAGACTACTGCTTCTACACCAAGGTGCacggcagagaggagaggggctgcTTCCAGAGGGACCACTATAAGGAGCAGTGTTACACCAACTTCCTGGGACTGTACGTCCTCTGCTGCTCCAACAACCTCTGTAATGTCAACAGCTCTGCTCCACCAGACCCAG CAGTTGAGCCTACGAGGGAGGGCAACGGTGTGATTCTGCTGGTGGCTGtccccctgctgctgctgctcatcctgtctgtgggtgtgtgtggccTGGTGTTGTGGCTCCGCTCCAGATCACAGCACCACAGGCTTGGCTACAGCAAGGACCATGACGTCACCATGCTCAAGGTCCCCAGTGGGGCAGATCCCACCTATGGG gATGTGTTTGATGAGTTCTGTACCTCAGGCAGTGGGACTGGACTGCCATACCTGGTACAGAGGACCATGGCTCGACAGATCTCTCTGGTCGAGTGCATCG GTAAGGGCAGGTATGGAGAGGTGTGGAGAGGCACCTGGATGGGAGAGAGTGTTGCAGTGAAGATCTTCTCCTCCAGGGATGAGCAGTCTTGGTTCAGGGAGACAGAGATTTACAACACTGTACAGCTCAGACATGACAACATCCTGG GCTTCATAGCATCTGACATGACGTCTCAGAACTCCACTACTCAGCTGTGGCTGATCACCCACTTCCACCAGCTGGGTAGTCTCTACGACTTCCTCCAGTACAGCAGCGTGGACCCAGAGGGCTGCCTAAGGATGTGCCTGTCTGTAGCCTGTGGTCTGGTCCACCTTCACACAGAGATACTCAGCTGCCAGGGCAAACCCGCCATCGCCCACCGAGACCTGAAGAGCCGAAACATCCTGGTCAAGATGAACGGACAGTGCTGCATCGCTGACCTgg GTCTGGCTGTGATGCATTCCCAGACCAGTGACTATCTGGATGTGGGGAACAACCCCAGAGTGGGAACCAAACGTTACATGGCCCCGGAGGTCCTGGACGAGAGCATCCGCATGGACATCTTTGAGTCGTACAAGCAGACAGACATCTGGGCCCTGGGCCTAGTCCTCTGGGAGATTTCCAGAAGAACCATAGTaaatg GGATAGTGGAAGAGTACCGTCCGCCCTTCTTTGACATGGTGCCCTCTGACCCCAGCTTTGAGGAGATGAAGAAGGTGGTGTGTATGGACAAGCAAAGACCCAGTATGCACAACAGGCTGCACTCCCACCCg ATCCTGTCTTCCATTACCAAGATAATGAAGGAGTGTTGGTTCCAGAGCCCTCCAGCCCGCCTAACAGCTCTCCGTGTCAGGAAGACCCTCTCCAAGCTGGACCAGGACCATGACTACCCCACAGAGAAACTCAAAATGGATCTGTAG
- the LOC115165499 gene encoding serine/threonine-protein kinase receptor R3 isoform X3, protein MGGAAMLTVLLAGMCLWTSTTHAGPDDSTNLLCTCENNKGTCRNGTCRGDYCFYTKVHGREERGCFQRDHYKEQCYTNFLGLYVLCCSNNLCNVNSSAPPDPAVEPTREGNGVILLVAVPLLLLLILSVGVCGLVLWLRSRSQHHRLGYSKDHDVTMLKVPSGADPTYGDVFDEFCTSGSGTGLPYLVQRTMARQISLVECIGKGRYGEVWRGTWMGESVAVKIFSSRDEQSWFRETEIYNTVQLRHDNILGFIASDMTSQNSTTQLWLITHFHQLGSLYDFLQYSSVDPEGCLRMCLSVACGLVHLHTEILSCQGKPAIAHRDLKSRNILVKMNGQCCIADLGLAVMHSQTSDYLDVGNNPRVGTKRYMAPEVLDESIRMDIFESYKQTDIWALGLVLWEISRRTIVNGIVEEYRPPFFDMVPSDPSFEEMKKVVCMDKQRPSMHNRLHSHPILSSITKIMKECWFQSPPARLTALRVRKTLSKLDQDHDYPTEKLKMDL, encoded by the exons ATGGGGGGTGCTGCCATGCTCACAGTGCTGCTAGCTGGGATGTGCCTGTGGACCTCCACCACTCATGCAG GCCCGGACGACAGCACCAACCTTCTGTGTACATGTGAGAACAACAAGGGGACGTGTAGGAACGGCACCTGTAGGGGAGACTACTGCTTCTACACCAAGGTGCacggcagagaggagaggggctgcTTCCAGAGGGACCACTATAAGGAGCAGTGTTACACCAACTTCCTGGGACTGTACGTCCTCTGCTGCTCCAACAACCTCTGTAATGTCAACAGCTCTGCTCCACCAGACCCAG CAGTTGAGCCTACGAGGGAGGGCAACGGTGTGATTCTGCTGGTGGCTGtccccctgctgctgctgctcatcctgtctgtgggtgtgtgtggccTGGTGTTGTGGCTCCGCTCCAGATCACAGCACCACAGGCTTGGCTACAGCAAGGACCATGACGTCACCATGCTCAAGGTCCCCAGTGGGGCAGATCCCACCTATGGG gATGTGTTTGATGAGTTCTGTACCTCAGGCAGTGGGACTGGACTGCCATACCTGGTACAGAGGACCATGGCTCGACAGATCTCTCTGGTCGAGTGCATCG GTAAGGGCAGGTATGGAGAGGTGTGGAGAGGCACCTGGATGGGAGAGAGTGTTGCAGTGAAGATCTTCTCCTCCAGGGATGAGCAGTCTTGGTTCAGGGAGACAGAGATTTACAACACTGTACAGCTCAGACATGACAACATCCTGG GCTTCATAGCATCTGACATGACGTCTCAGAACTCCACTACTCAGCTGTGGCTGATCACCCACTTCCACCAGCTGGGTAGTCTCTACGACTTCCTCCAGTACAGCAGCGTGGACCCAGAGGGCTGCCTAAGGATGTGCCTGTCTGTAGCCTGTGGTCTGGTCCACCTTCACACAGAGATACTCAGCTGCCAGGGCAAACCCGCCATCGCCCACCGAGACCTGAAGAGCCGAAACATCCTGGTCAAGATGAACGGACAGTGCTGCATCGCTGACCTgg GTCTGGCTGTGATGCATTCCCAGACCAGTGACTATCTGGATGTGGGGAACAACCCCAGAGTGGGAACCAAACGTTACATGGCCCCGGAGGTCCTGGACGAGAGCATCCGCATGGACATCTTTGAGTCGTACAAGCAGACAGACATCTGGGCCCTGGGCCTAGTCCTCTGGGAGATTTCCAGAAGAACCATAGTaaatg GGATAGTGGAAGAGTACCGTCCGCCCTTCTTTGACATGGTGCCCTCTGACCCCAGCTTTGAGGAGATGAAGAAGGTGGTGTGTATGGACAAGCAAAGACCCAGTATGCACAACAGGCTGCACTCCCACCCg ATCCTGTCTTCCATTACCAAGATAATGAAGGAGTGTTGGTTCCAGAGCCCTCCAGCCCGCCTAACAGCTCTCCGTGTCAGGAAGACCCTCTCCAAGCTGGACCAGGACCATGACTACCCCACAGAGAAACTCAAAATGGATCTGTAG
- the LOC115165499 gene encoding serine/threonine-protein kinase receptor R3 isoform X2: MGGAAMLTVLLAGMCLWTSTTHADQSSVGSSSEGPDDSTNLLCTCENNKGTCRNGTCRGDYCFYTKVHGREERGCFQRDHYKEQCYTNFLGLYVLCCSNNLCNVNSSAPPDPVEPTREGNGVILLVAVPLLLLLILSVGVCGLVLWLRSRSQHHRLGYSKDHDVTMLKVPSGADPTYGDVFDEFCTSGSGTGLPYLVQRTMARQISLVECIGKGRYGEVWRGTWMGESVAVKIFSSRDEQSWFRETEIYNTVQLRHDNILGFIASDMTSQNSTTQLWLITHFHQLGSLYDFLQYSSVDPEGCLRMCLSVACGLVHLHTEILSCQGKPAIAHRDLKSRNILVKMNGQCCIADLGLAVMHSQTSDYLDVGNNPRVGTKRYMAPEVLDESIRMDIFESYKQTDIWALGLVLWEISRRTIVNGIVEEYRPPFFDMVPSDPSFEEMKKVVCMDKQRPSMHNRLHSHPILSSITKIMKECWFQSPPARLTALRVRKTLSKLDQDHDYPTEKLKMDL; encoded by the exons ATGGGGGGTGCTGCCATGCTCACAGTGCTGCTAGCTGGGATGTGCCTGTGGACCTCCACCACTCATGCAG ATCAGTCATCCGTGGGGTCATCATCAGAGG GCCCGGACGACAGCACCAACCTTCTGTGTACATGTGAGAACAACAAGGGGACGTGTAGGAACGGCACCTGTAGGGGAGACTACTGCTTCTACACCAAGGTGCacggcagagaggagaggggctgcTTCCAGAGGGACCACTATAAGGAGCAGTGTTACACCAACTTCCTGGGACTGTACGTCCTCTGCTGCTCCAACAACCTCTGTAATGTCAACAGCTCTGCTCCACCAGACCCAG TTGAGCCTACGAGGGAGGGCAACGGTGTGATTCTGCTGGTGGCTGtccccctgctgctgctgctcatcctgtctgtgggtgtgtgtggccTGGTGTTGTGGCTCCGCTCCAGATCACAGCACCACAGGCTTGGCTACAGCAAGGACCATGACGTCACCATGCTCAAGGTCCCCAGTGGGGCAGATCCCACCTATGGG gATGTGTTTGATGAGTTCTGTACCTCAGGCAGTGGGACTGGACTGCCATACCTGGTACAGAGGACCATGGCTCGACAGATCTCTCTGGTCGAGTGCATCG GTAAGGGCAGGTATGGAGAGGTGTGGAGAGGCACCTGGATGGGAGAGAGTGTTGCAGTGAAGATCTTCTCCTCCAGGGATGAGCAGTCTTGGTTCAGGGAGACAGAGATTTACAACACTGTACAGCTCAGACATGACAACATCCTGG GCTTCATAGCATCTGACATGACGTCTCAGAACTCCACTACTCAGCTGTGGCTGATCACCCACTTCCACCAGCTGGGTAGTCTCTACGACTTCCTCCAGTACAGCAGCGTGGACCCAGAGGGCTGCCTAAGGATGTGCCTGTCTGTAGCCTGTGGTCTGGTCCACCTTCACACAGAGATACTCAGCTGCCAGGGCAAACCCGCCATCGCCCACCGAGACCTGAAGAGCCGAAACATCCTGGTCAAGATGAACGGACAGTGCTGCATCGCTGACCTgg GTCTGGCTGTGATGCATTCCCAGACCAGTGACTATCTGGATGTGGGGAACAACCCCAGAGTGGGAACCAAACGTTACATGGCCCCGGAGGTCCTGGACGAGAGCATCCGCATGGACATCTTTGAGTCGTACAAGCAGACAGACATCTGGGCCCTGGGCCTAGTCCTCTGGGAGATTTCCAGAAGAACCATAGTaaatg GGATAGTGGAAGAGTACCGTCCGCCCTTCTTTGACATGGTGCCCTCTGACCCCAGCTTTGAGGAGATGAAGAAGGTGGTGTGTATGGACAAGCAAAGACCCAGTATGCACAACAGGCTGCACTCCCACCCg ATCCTGTCTTCCATTACCAAGATAATGAAGGAGTGTTGGTTCCAGAGCCCTCCAGCCCGCCTAACAGCTCTCCGTGTCAGGAAGACCCTCTCCAAGCTGGACCAGGACCATGACTACCCCACAGAGAAACTCAAAATGGATCTGTAG